Proteins co-encoded in one Stenotrophomonas maltophilia genomic window:
- a CDS encoding TadG family pilus assembly protein codes for MRRPRQFSFNRPRGGMSITMMLVMLAMLAMLGLIEIGYLFWAKRDAQKVADLAALAGAQRLELCSADNSDNSAARQSAVTQNGFAGSLQIRCGNWSASRGTGNRFAATVDASNPRNAVQVVAERSVLPFFGQNTSLPTVSVEAVARRSEPTAVFAVGSQLLRTKGDSLLLSTLRMVGLDVTNATVLSYDGLAQANVTPSGLLKALNIPVTANLSVADFNRLLSVNKISLAQLVDATATVVGRDTTVGLQLRALSDLVATQLDINKLNIVLGSQSGGGGLFAEVVSPDGTVGSALESQINVLNLVTTAISIANAGNAVTVQGLNLLGINVQAGVVEPPSIAMGGVGTRAYNAQVRLMVDVDSNNLFALGPLLNLLGTRLHLPLHVDVANAMGTLTGIQCGASPPKATIQVDSSVLRACVGNVAPAQRFSKSNVCDATLQNEQLLKLLGQPLITDKITLPALTSSQSLTLAAGETGSTQINPLALGNAVSDLVNELLRVLSGMLSSPKQGMSANDTAKALADRYLQATFPPNTRYDVDKLIPLLRDGDPSRQLAPLNSWNVPGGLPYACGLLNLATCHKDGPVWDAFKVTVTGQGLGVLDGLLGSLVGGLLINRCDSLLGNLIDYNGCVRNNLASYIQTAPAGFLDGTGGSGVSNPDGTVSCSGLLCTLLKPVLAALKPVLNSIGTLLTNLLANVLGLELGRTDVNVQSIQCSAAQLVY; via the coding sequence ATGAGACGCCCACGCCAGTTCAGCTTCAACCGCCCACGCGGCGGCATGTCGATCACCATGATGCTGGTCATGCTGGCGATGCTGGCGATGCTCGGCCTGATCGAGATCGGCTACCTCTTCTGGGCCAAACGTGATGCACAGAAGGTGGCCGACCTGGCCGCGCTGGCCGGCGCGCAACGCCTGGAACTGTGCAGCGCGGACAACAGCGACAACAGCGCCGCACGGCAGAGCGCGGTAACCCAGAACGGCTTCGCAGGCTCGCTGCAGATCCGCTGCGGCAACTGGAGCGCCAGCCGCGGCACCGGCAATCGTTTTGCCGCCACCGTGGACGCCAGCAACCCGCGCAATGCAGTGCAGGTTGTCGCCGAGCGCAGCGTGCTGCCGTTCTTCGGCCAGAACACGAGCCTGCCCACGGTCAGCGTGGAGGCGGTGGCCCGCCGCTCCGAACCCACCGCGGTGTTCGCGGTCGGCTCGCAGCTGCTGCGTACCAAGGGCGACTCGTTGCTGCTGTCCACCCTGCGCATGGTCGGCCTGGATGTGACCAACGCCACTGTGCTGTCCTACGACGGCCTGGCCCAGGCCAACGTCACCCCGTCGGGTCTGTTGAAGGCATTGAACATCCCGGTCACCGCCAACCTCAGCGTGGCCGACTTCAATCGACTGCTGTCGGTGAACAAGATCTCGCTGGCGCAGCTGGTCGACGCCACCGCCACCGTGGTCGGCCGCGATACCACGGTCGGCCTGCAGCTGCGGGCACTGTCGGATCTGGTCGCCACCCAGCTGGACATCAACAAGCTCAACATCGTGCTCGGCAGCCAATCCGGCGGCGGCGGTCTGTTCGCCGAGGTCGTCTCGCCCGACGGTACGGTCGGCAGCGCGCTGGAATCACAGATCAACGTTCTCAATCTGGTCACCACCGCCATCTCCATCGCCAACGCCGGCAACGCCGTCACCGTGCAGGGCCTGAACCTGCTCGGCATCAACGTGCAGGCAGGCGTGGTCGAACCCCCGTCGATCGCGATGGGCGGCGTCGGCACCCGCGCCTACAACGCCCAGGTGCGGCTGATGGTGGATGTGGACAGCAACAACCTGTTCGCGCTCGGCCCGCTGCTGAATCTGCTGGGCACGCGGCTGCACCTGCCATTGCACGTGGACGTCGCCAACGCGATGGGCACGCTGACCGGCATCCAGTGCGGCGCCAGTCCGCCGAAGGCAACCATCCAGGTGGACTCTTCGGTGCTGCGCGCCTGCGTGGGCAATGTTGCGCCCGCGCAGCGCTTCTCCAAGAGCAATGTCTGCGACGCCACGCTGCAGAACGAGCAGCTGCTGAAACTGCTCGGCCAGCCGTTGATCACCGACAAGATCACCCTGCCGGCGCTGACCAGCTCGCAGAGCCTGACCCTGGCCGCCGGCGAGACCGGCTCGACCCAGATCAATCCATTGGCCCTGGGCAACGCGGTCTCCGACCTGGTCAATGAACTGCTGCGCGTGCTGTCGGGCATGCTCAGTTCACCCAAGCAGGGCATGAGTGCCAACGACACCGCCAAGGCGCTCGCGGATCGCTATCTGCAGGCCACCTTCCCCCCCAACACCCGCTACGACGTGGACAAGCTGATTCCCCTGCTGCGCGACGGAGACCCCAGCCGGCAACTGGCGCCGCTCAACAGCTGGAACGTGCCCGGTGGGCTGCCCTATGCGTGCGGACTGCTGAACCTGGCCACCTGTCACAAGGACGGCCCGGTCTGGGATGCGTTCAAAGTGACGGTGACCGGCCAGGGGCTGGGCGTCCTCGACGGCCTCCTCGGTTCCCTGGTGGGTGGCCTGCTGATCAACCGCTGCGACAGCCTGCTCGGCAACCTGATCGACTACAACGGCTGCGTGCGCAACAACCTGGCCTCCTACATCCAGACCGCGCCGGCCGGCTTCCTCGACGGCACCGGCGGCAGCGGCGTCTCCAATCCCGACGGCACCGTCAGCTGCAGCGGCCTGCTGTGCACACTGCTCAAGCCGGTCCTGGCCGCACTCAAGCCGGTCCTCAACAGCATCGGCACGCTGCTGACCAACCTGCTGGCCAATGTGCTGGGGCTGGAGCTGGGCCGCACCGACGTCAACGTGCAATCGATCCAGTGCAGCGCCGCGCAACTGGTGTATTGA
- a CDS encoding DUF3613 domain-containing protein, which produces MTATPLIRRLLPALACALVTSVVHAQQPPLTGQMLGGPAPAPTPQPMQADTVATVDLTTPGAPPPAIASAPPAEAAGSPLPTPRREPLRDGDTTRNLFRLQASGQRAGQRLPILGDQATLSYARYLKSFEHEIPDFFETDVARSKDASSSGR; this is translated from the coding sequence ATGACCGCGACGCCTCTGATTCGACGCCTGCTGCCTGCGCTGGCGTGTGCGCTGGTCACCAGCGTCGTGCATGCCCAGCAGCCGCCGCTGACCGGGCAGATGCTGGGTGGCCCGGCTCCGGCACCGACTCCGCAGCCGATGCAGGCCGATACAGTGGCAACGGTGGATCTGACCACACCGGGCGCGCCGCCGCCGGCCATTGCGTCGGCGCCGCCGGCCGAGGCCGCAGGCAGCCCCCTGCCCACGCCTCGCCGCGAACCGCTGCGCGACGGCGACACCACGCGCAACCTGTTCCGCCTGCAGGCGTCCGGGCAGCGCGCCGGGCAGCGGCTGCCGATCCTCGGCGACCAGGCCACGCTGAGCTACGCCCGTTATCTGAAGAGCTTCGAACACGAGATTCCCGACTTCTTCGAAACCGATGTCGCCAGGTCCAAGGACGCATCCTCATCCGGACGCTGA
- a CDS encoding alpha/beta fold hydrolase, whose amino-acid sequence MSNYVTVADGARIFYKDWGTGQPIVFAHGWPLSADAWDPQMLFMGQNGYRVIAHDRRSHGRSSQTWDGNNMDTYADDLAAVIEALDLKDAILVGHSTGGGEVAHYIGRHGSKRVAKVVLVGAVPPLMLKTAGNPAGPPLEVFDGIRKGTGGDRSQFFKDLTTPFFGANRDGNSVTQGMRDAFWLQGMLGGVKGQYDCVHEFSEVDYTDDLKKIDVPALVVHGDDDQIVPFDASAKLSSQIIANAELKVYAGAPHGLTVTHADQFNADLLAFARS is encoded by the coding sequence ATGAGCAATTACGTCACCGTCGCCGATGGCGCTCGTATCTTCTACAAGGACTGGGGAACCGGCCAGCCGATCGTGTTCGCCCATGGCTGGCCGCTGTCCGCCGATGCCTGGGACCCGCAGATGCTGTTCATGGGCCAGAACGGTTACCGCGTGATCGCCCACGACCGCCGCAGCCACGGCCGCTCCAGCCAGACCTGGGACGGCAACAACATGGACACCTACGCCGACGACCTGGCCGCGGTGATCGAAGCACTGGACCTGAAAGACGCCATCCTGGTCGGCCATTCCACCGGTGGCGGTGAAGTGGCGCACTACATCGGCCGCCATGGCAGCAAGCGCGTGGCCAAGGTGGTGCTTGTCGGCGCCGTACCGCCGCTGATGCTCAAGACTGCCGGCAATCCGGCGGGCCCCCCCCTGGAAGTGTTCGACGGCATCCGCAAGGGCACCGGCGGCGATCGCTCGCAGTTCTTCAAGGACCTGACCACGCCGTTCTTTGGTGCCAACCGCGATGGCAACAGCGTCACCCAGGGCATGCGCGATGCGTTCTGGCTGCAGGGCATGCTGGGCGGCGTCAAGGGTCAGTACGACTGCGTGCACGAGTTTTCGGAAGTGGACTACACCGATGATCTGAAGAAGATCGACGTGCCGGCGCTGGTGGTACACGGCGACGATGACCAGATCGTGCCGTTCGATGCCTCGGCCAAGCTGTCCTCGCAGATCATCGCCAATGCCGAACTGAAGGTCTACGCCGGCGCCCCGCACGGCCTGACCGTGACCCACGCCGACCAGTTCAACGCCGACCTGCTGGCGTTCGCACGCAGTTGA
- a CDS encoding DUF2968 domain-containing protein: MRETSGGPVFARHARSAAVLAVAMMLVAPAAMAARGDRAAATEEPAARTAPVVRNTVDELKQLMDARQLTELRTTYNGNYGASLLFNASTLTYYVALFQEKNFWRVIKTDAVDNAERVYRTFAQQSEQLAQVYIDTTRLEAGKRYTERLVAYNEARLRTLQQEMEQQQAQSAQVSAALQQAQQQAVSLSTDVQSTNSQLDALQRRIQILQAEQGNPELSLPKPESVPSPAPAAASDGR, translated from the coding sequence ATGCGAGAAACTTCAGGGGGCCCGGTCTTCGCCCGGCACGCGCGCAGCGCGGCAGTGCTGGCCGTGGCCATGATGCTGGTGGCACCGGCGGCCATGGCGGCCCGTGGCGACCGCGCCGCTGCGACGGAAGAACCGGCGGCCCGCACTGCACCGGTCGTGCGCAACACCGTGGATGAGCTCAAGCAGTTGATGGATGCGCGCCAGCTGACCGAGCTGCGCACCACCTACAACGGCAACTACGGCGCCAGCCTGCTGTTCAACGCCAGCACACTGACCTACTACGTCGCGCTGTTCCAGGAAAAGAACTTCTGGCGCGTGATCAAGACCGACGCCGTGGACAATGCCGAGCGCGTCTACCGCACGTTCGCGCAGCAGTCCGAGCAGCTGGCGCAGGTCTATATCGACACTACCCGCCTTGAAGCAGGCAAGCGCTACACCGAGCGTCTGGTGGCCTACAACGAGGCACGCCTGCGCACCCTGCAGCAGGAAATGGAACAGCAGCAGGCGCAGTCGGCACAGGTCAGCGCCGCGCTGCAGCAGGCCCAGCAGCAGGCGGTCAGCCTCAGCACCGACGTGCAGAGCACCAACAGCCAGCTGGACGCCCTGCAGCGCCGCATCCAGATCCTGCAGGCCGAACAGGGCAACCCGGAGTTGAGCCTGCCCAAGCCGGAGAGCGTGCCCTCACCGGCACCGGCTGCGGCCAGCGACGGTCGCTGA
- a CDS encoding type II secretion system F family protein gives MSASVWFMLSLLVLAAGVALLGIAGWIRSDREQRTSSTLKTALQPRDETREAEATRRDSLGWLERFGRALSGGRLEAALLANEDRLLLDLAGWNTRRGTAIYLGLRLLLALLVLALALAFSDAQGLGKVMVVIGALAAGLLLPKLVLSSWVKRRRRAVDNELPLLIDLLRLLQGVGFSMDQSLQTLGDKLRDALPVLGGELQDANVAYTHGRTRAQSLRRLSEVYGDDDLASLMQLILQVHAHGGAVQEPLRQFSLRLREQRRNTLKEKVGKLSVKMTVVMMLTLLPALMLVLAGPALVALATTMSKMGSA, from the coding sequence ATGAGTGCCAGCGTCTGGTTCATGCTCTCGCTGCTGGTGCTTGCCGCCGGCGTGGCCCTGCTCGGCATCGCCGGCTGGATCCGCAGCGACCGCGAACAACGCACGTCTTCCACCCTGAAGACCGCACTGCAACCGCGCGACGAAACCCGCGAGGCCGAGGCCACGCGGCGCGATTCGCTGGGCTGGCTGGAACGTTTCGGCCGTGCGCTCAGTGGCGGCCGCCTGGAGGCCGCGCTGCTGGCCAACGAGGACCGCCTGCTGCTGGACCTGGCCGGCTGGAACACCCGCCGCGGCACGGCCATCTACCTGGGCCTGCGCCTGCTGCTGGCGCTGCTGGTATTGGCACTGGCGCTGGCGTTCAGCGATGCGCAGGGCCTGGGCAAGGTCATGGTGGTGATCGGCGCACTTGCCGCCGGCCTGCTGCTGCCCAAGCTCGTGCTGTCTTCCTGGGTCAAGCGGCGCCGGCGCGCGGTCGACAACGAACTGCCGCTGCTGATCGATCTGCTGCGCCTGCTGCAGGGTGTGGGATTCAGCATGGACCAAAGCCTGCAGACGCTGGGCGACAAGCTGCGCGATGCACTGCCGGTGCTGGGCGGTGAACTGCAGGACGCCAATGTGGCCTACACCCACGGGCGCACCCGCGCGCAGTCGCTGCGGCGGCTGAGCGAAGTCTACGGTGATGACGACCTGGCCAGCCTGATGCAGCTGATCCTGCAGGTGCACGCGCACGGCGGCGCGGTGCAGGAGCCGCTGCGGCAGTTCAGTCTCCGCCTGCGCGAGCAGCGCCGGAACACCTTGAAGGAGAAGGTCGGCAAGCTGTCGGTGAAGATGACCGTGGTGATGATGCTGACCCTGTTGCCAGCCCTGATGCTGGTGCTCGCCGGTCCGGCGCTGGTTGCGCTGGCCACCACCATGTCCAAGATGGGATCTGCCTGA
- a CDS encoding alginate export family protein: MLVLRVLSLALLVAPTLALACGGGHCIEAGDGKLQWDASLRVRGLYYDPTRFGIGGAEDGYGLLRALASASYVEDTWQAKLQLGLHGEDGKAGGPGRTDRSALDVQQVYWRWQRDSFHLQLGRQEAGYGSSRLLSVRDGPNIRLAFDGARAGWKGRLGTLDLMALRPVENRPGAFDDRGEPGAHLWGAYATTARGRWPGQWDLYLLDYRREGARFAAGAGIERRQTVGARWFGQAGALDWNSELVAQGGELRTTTGDLDIRAWTLATDTGWRWSRLPLQPRLGLKADIASGDGSLRDGRLGTFNALFPKSAYFSEASLLSPANLMDVQPTLSLRLHDTVTTELGVQMAWKHRRADAVYTTPAPLVALPGTAGGARRIGTQYKSETRWQASEHWQWQLQLAWVDAGPALTQAGGQDTLFASIVGAWQW; encoded by the coding sequence ATGCTCGTGCTTCGCGTTCTGAGCCTGGCGCTGCTGGTTGCGCCGACATTGGCGCTGGCCTGCGGAGGTGGCCATTGCATCGAAGCTGGCGACGGCAAGTTGCAATGGGACGCGTCACTGCGCGTGCGCGGCCTGTACTACGACCCGACCCGGTTCGGCATCGGCGGCGCGGAAGATGGCTATGGCCTGCTGCGCGCGCTGGCTTCGGCCAGCTATGTGGAGGACACCTGGCAGGCGAAGCTGCAGCTGGGCCTGCATGGCGAAGATGGCAAGGCGGGCGGTCCGGGCCGGACCGACCGCAGTGCACTGGACGTGCAGCAGGTGTACTGGCGCTGGCAGCGTGACAGCTTCCACCTGCAGCTGGGTCGGCAGGAAGCGGGCTATGGCAGCTCGCGCCTGCTGTCGGTGCGCGATGGGCCGAACATCCGGCTGGCCTTCGATGGCGCCCGCGCAGGTTGGAAGGGACGGCTGGGCACGCTGGACCTGATGGCACTGCGACCGGTGGAGAACCGGCCGGGCGCGTTCGATGATCGCGGTGAGCCGGGGGCGCACCTGTGGGGCGCATATGCCACCACGGCGCGCGGCCGTTGGCCCGGTCAATGGGACCTGTACCTGCTGGACTACCGTCGCGAAGGTGCGCGCTTCGCCGCCGGTGCCGGCATCGAGCGTCGACAGACCGTCGGCGCGCGCTGGTTCGGCCAGGCCGGCGCACTGGACTGGAACAGCGAGCTGGTCGCGCAGGGCGGTGAACTGCGCACCACCACCGGCGACCTCGACATCCGCGCGTGGACGCTGGCCACCGATACCGGTTGGCGCTGGAGCCGCCTGCCGTTGCAACCACGGCTGGGACTGAAGGCCGACATCGCCAGCGGCGATGGCAGCCTGCGCGATGGGCGGCTGGGCACGTTCAACGCGCTGTTCCCGAAGTCGGCCTATTTCAGCGAGGCCAGCCTGCTGTCTCCGGCCAACCTGATGGACGTGCAGCCGACCCTGTCGTTGCGCCTGCACGACACGGTGACGACGGAGCTGGGCGTACAGATGGCCTGGAAGCATCGTCGTGCTGACGCGGTGTACACCACGCCGGCACCGCTGGTGGCCTTGCCCGGCACTGCCGGAGGTGCACGCCGGATCGGCACTCAATACAAATCCGAAACCCGCTGGCAGGCCAGCGAACACTGGCAATGGCAGCTGCAGCTGGCCTGGGTCGACGCCGGACCTGCGCTGACGCAGGCCGGCGGCCAGGACACGCTGTTCGCCTCGATCGTTGGAGCATGGCAATGGTGA
- a CDS encoding type II secretion system F family protein, with protein sequence MGAGLLLGVLSIISVLLALAAWLWGTASSREQRQASLQHTEQQLARGSGACTVPAGASIGAANDPARPASSSRRGLPWDGLLQRAGLAPGWKLPLLLVVPGLVLSVVAAMRLGTAWMFPLTLLLYLLGCWLWVMRRITKLRAQLLHQMPDFLDNLVRLTALGNSLQAAFQVASMQTSAPLRGLLDTTVRYARSGMDLDRALGLAAQPYRMDVLKVLAVVIGVSVRIGGRADQILQRMGDFMRDLEQAQQELAATTSETRMSAWVLGLLPPASAVLMAISSPDFFQPVLHDPLGHKVLLIALGLELVGGFLLYRLAKSL encoded by the coding sequence ATGGGTGCCGGCCTGCTGCTGGGTGTGCTGAGCATCATCTCGGTGCTGCTGGCGCTGGCGGCATGGCTGTGGGGTACGGCCAGCAGCCGCGAGCAGCGCCAGGCTTCGTTGCAGCACACCGAGCAGCAGTTGGCGCGCGGCAGCGGCGCCTGCACGGTGCCAGCTGGTGCGTCCATCGGCGCCGCCAACGATCCGGCCCGTCCGGCGTCCAGCAGCCGCCGTGGGCTGCCCTGGGATGGGCTGCTGCAACGGGCGGGGCTGGCCCCGGGCTGGAAACTGCCGTTGCTGCTGGTGGTGCCCGGGCTGGTGCTGTCGGTGGTCGCGGCGATGCGGCTGGGAACCGCGTGGATGTTCCCATTGACCCTGCTGCTGTATCTGCTTGGCTGCTGGCTGTGGGTGATGCGGCGGATCACCAAGCTGCGCGCGCAGCTGCTGCACCAGATGCCCGACTTCCTCGACAACTTGGTACGCCTCACTGCGCTGGGCAACAGCCTGCAGGCCGCTTTCCAGGTCGCCTCGATGCAGACCAGTGCACCGCTGCGCGGCCTGCTCGACACCACGGTGCGCTATGCCCGCAGTGGCATGGATCTGGACCGTGCGCTGGGCCTGGCGGCGCAGCCCTACCGCATGGACGTGCTGAAGGTGCTGGCGGTGGTGATCGGCGTGAGCGTGCGCATCGGTGGCCGCGCCGACCAGATCCTGCAGCGCATGGGCGACTTCATGCGCGACCTTGAACAGGCCCAGCAGGAACTGGCGGCCACCACCTCCGAAACGCGCATGTCGGCCTGGGTGCTTGGCCTGCTGCCGCCGGCCAGCGCGGTACTGATGGCCATTTCCAGCCCCGATTTCTTCCAGCCGGTGCTGCACGATCCGCTCGGCCACAAAGTGCTGCTGATCGCCCTGGGACTGGAGCTGGTCGGCGGCTTCCTGCTGTACCGACTGGCCAAATCGCTATGA
- a CDS encoding Flp pilus assembly protein TadD translates to MPALRTTCLLAFSLATLASGCASTTPKYLRTPTLAAPEPAPQDSRNAYLELIGRMQLQGAWYASLAHVDAFRQRYGDPPALRLLQADALRETGQADAAIALYRELSSGPQAAAAAHGLGLIAARRDDDTGSEQALERATQLQPLNTDYLGDLGYARLRAGRFEQAREPLAKALELSPGNAKATANLALWAVLRGDSATAERLVAQGNLNEDTRRSIQQQAQQIRLRLQQRSASVAAETTAPARAVAVPAAVSERAGSSNRVASEPRREQRDTRDPQRLPPSMLERFSTATPTTGNTP, encoded by the coding sequence ATGCCTGCCCTGCGCACCACCTGCCTGCTTGCCTTCAGCCTGGCCACCTTGGCCAGCGGCTGCGCCTCGACCACGCCCAAGTACCTGCGTACGCCCACCCTGGCCGCTCCCGAACCCGCCCCGCAGGACAGCCGCAACGCCTACCTGGAGCTGATCGGGCGCATGCAGCTGCAGGGCGCCTGGTATGCCTCGCTGGCCCACGTCGATGCGTTCCGCCAACGCTATGGAGACCCCCCGGCGCTGCGCCTGCTGCAGGCCGACGCACTGCGCGAGACCGGCCAGGCTGACGCTGCCATCGCCCTGTATCGCGAACTGTCCAGCGGTCCGCAGGCGGCGGCCGCCGCGCACGGGTTGGGCCTGATCGCCGCCCGTCGCGACGATGACACCGGCAGCGAACAGGCGCTCGAACGCGCCACCCAGCTGCAACCGTTGAATACCGACTATCTCGGCGATCTCGGCTACGCCCGCCTGCGTGCGGGCCGGTTCGAGCAGGCCCGCGAGCCGTTGGCCAAGGCGCTGGAACTGTCGCCCGGCAACGCCAAGGCCACCGCCAACCTGGCGCTCTGGGCAGTACTGCGCGGCGACAGCGCCACCGCCGAGCGACTGGTTGCGCAGGGCAACCTCAACGAGGACACCCGCCGCAGCATCCAGCAGCAGGCCCAGCAGATCCGCCTGCGCCTGCAACAGCGAAGCGCATCTGTGGCGGCAGAGACAACGGCCCCCGCGCGCGCCGTCGCCGTCCCCGCTGCCGTATCCGAGCGAGCCGGCAGCAGCAACCGGGTCGCCTCCGAACCGCGCCGTGAGCAGCGCGACACGCGCGATCCGCAGCGCCTGCCCCCCTCGATGCTGGAGCGATTCAGCACCGCCACCCCCACAACCGGGAATACGCCATGA
- a CDS encoding MFS transporter, with protein MVNASASQPPAQAAGAWSPLKIRMFRSIWLAILASNIGTWVNDVAAAWVMAERTGSPLMVALVQSATTVPIVLLALAAGTLADIVDRRRYLLATQGWMLLVAAVMASLTAMDLLTPQLLVLLTFCMGCGAAMAMPAQAAIVSELVPQPMLASAVALNSIGINIARSIGPAIGGVIVAQLGAVWAFGFNAITFAAMLFVVWGWKRDPKQSSLPPEGFGAGLKAGLRYASRAGRLQAVLIKSVGFFFFAAAMNALLPVVVRGQMHGGAGQYGMLLGCIGIGAVGGALLLPKLRARLDRDLLVLLATLSLALSLVGLALTRSWYVLPLVMLVNGFAWITVLSSLQIAAQTAVPAWVRARALALYIVVFSAGMAAGGLSWGALAQRTSPELALLVAAAGAVVGGMLVWRVRIAGTEDLNLRPAGHWPAPELSVPVSNDRGPVLVTIEYRIEEGDRAAFQAQMRALGTIRRRDGAVVWGVVEDVASPGIHLEYFVTPSWLEHLRQHERITADDKAIQEVLRALHRGERAPVVRHFVGGHDPLPAAVPHHHNDI; from the coding sequence ATGGTGAACGCAAGCGCGTCGCAACCTCCCGCACAGGCCGCAGGTGCCTGGTCCCCTTTGAAGATCCGGATGTTCCGCTCGATCTGGCTGGCGATCCTGGCCAGCAACATCGGCACCTGGGTCAACGACGTCGCCGCCGCCTGGGTGATGGCCGAACGCACCGGTTCACCGTTGATGGTGGCGCTGGTGCAGTCGGCCACCACGGTACCGATCGTGCTGCTGGCGCTGGCGGCCGGCACGCTGGCCGACATCGTCGATCGCCGCAGGTACCTGTTGGCAACCCAGGGCTGGATGCTGCTGGTGGCGGCGGTGATGGCCAGTTTGACCGCGATGGATCTGCTGACCCCGCAACTGCTGGTGCTGCTGACCTTCTGCATGGGCTGCGGCGCGGCGATGGCGATGCCGGCGCAGGCGGCGATCGTATCCGAGCTGGTGCCGCAGCCGATGCTGGCCTCGGCAGTGGCATTGAACTCGATCGGCATCAACATCGCGCGCTCGATCGGCCCGGCCATCGGTGGCGTGATCGTCGCCCAGCTCGGTGCGGTGTGGGCGTTCGGATTCAACGCGATCACCTTCGCCGCGATGCTGTTCGTGGTGTGGGGCTGGAAGCGCGATCCGAAACAGTCGAGCCTGCCGCCGGAAGGCTTTGGCGCCGGCCTCAAGGCGGGCCTGCGTTACGCCAGCCGCGCCGGGCGGCTGCAGGCGGTGCTGATCAAGTCGGTCGGGTTCTTCTTCTTCGCTGCGGCGATGAACGCGTTGCTGCCTGTGGTGGTGCGTGGGCAGATGCACGGCGGGGCGGGGCAGTACGGCATGCTGCTGGGCTGCATCGGGATCGGCGCGGTGGGAGGTGCGCTGCTGCTGCCGAAGCTGCGCGCGCGGCTGGACCGTGACCTGCTGGTGCTGCTGGCCACGCTTTCGCTGGCGTTGAGCCTGGTCGGTCTGGCGCTGACCCGTAGCTGGTATGTGCTGCCGCTGGTGATGCTGGTCAACGGGTTTGCCTGGATCACCGTGTTGTCGTCATTGCAGATTGCGGCGCAGACCGCGGTGCCGGCCTGGGTGCGCGCACGTGCGTTGGCGCTGTACATCGTGGTGTTCTCCGCAGGCATGGCCGCCGGTGGCCTGAGCTGGGGTGCGCTGGCGCAGCGCACCTCGCCGGAACTGGCCTTGCTGGTGGCGGCGGCCGGAGCGGTGGTCGGCGGGATGCTGGTGTGGCGCGTACGCATTGCCGGTACCGAGGATCTGAACCTGCGCCCGGCCGGGCATTGGCCGGCGCCGGAGCTGTCGGTGCCGGTGTCGAATGATCGTGGCCCGGTGCTGGTGACCATCGAGTACCGCATCGAGGAGGGGGATCGCGCTGCATTCCAGGCGCAGATGCGTGCGCTGGGAACCATTCGCCGCCGTGACGGCGCGGTGGTCTGGGGCGTGGTCGAGGATGTAGCCAGCCCCGGCATTCACCTGGAGTATTTCGTGACCCCGTCATGGCTGGAGCATCTGCGCCAGCACGAACGCATCACCGCCGATGACAAAGCGATCCAGGAAGTGCTGCGCGCGCTGCATCGCGGTGAACGGGCACCGGTGGTGCGCCATTTCGTCGGCGGACACGACCCGCTGCCCGCAGCCGTACCTCACCACCACAACGACATCTGA